The following coding sequences are from one Streptomyces sp. NBC_01294 window:
- a CDS encoding CDP-alcohol phosphatidyltransferase family protein, whose amino-acid sequence MEVQETRVQTDRIFTIPNVLSMARLAGVPLFLWLILAEYDGWALAVLMLSGISDYLDGKLARRWNQISNLGRLLDPAADRLYILSTLFGLTYREILPLWLTGALLARELMLLVMVWILRRHGYPPPQVNFLGKAATFNLMYAFPLLLLSDGTGWLAWVGSVFGWAFAGWGTTLYWWAGILYVVQVRRLVKADATAD is encoded by the coding sequence GTGGAGGTCCAGGAGACTCGGGTTCAGACTGACCGAATTTTCACCATTCCGAACGTCCTGAGCATGGCTCGCCTGGCCGGCGTGCCCTTGTTCCTGTGGCTCATCCTCGCCGAGTACGACGGATGGGCCCTGGCCGTCCTCATGCTCAGCGGGATCAGTGACTACCTCGACGGGAAGCTTGCGCGGCGCTGGAATCAGATCAGCAACCTCGGCCGGCTGCTGGACCCGGCCGCGGACCGCCTCTACATCCTGTCGACGCTCTTCGGTCTGACCTATCGCGAGATCCTGCCGCTGTGGCTCACCGGAGCGCTGCTGGCGCGTGAGCTGATGTTGCTGGTCATGGTGTGGATCCTGCGCCGTCACGGCTATCCGCCGCCGCAGGTCAACTTCCTCGGCAAGGCCGCGACCTTCAACCTGATGTACGCGTTTCCCTTGCTCCTGCTGAGTGATGGCACGGGCTGGTTGGCCTGGGTGGGGTCAGTTTTCGGATGGGCGTTCGCGGGATGGGGTACAACCCTCTACTGGTGGGCAGGAATCCTTTACGTGGTTCAAGTCCGCCGTCTGGTGAAGGCTGACGCCACGGCCGATTGA